In Metasolibacillus fluoroglycofenilyticus, a single window of DNA contains:
- a CDS encoding YlbF family regulator → MINIYEDINRLEATFRKTDEFKLLQETVEAVRNDDEAKNLFTNFRDIQMKLQQKQMSGEELLEDELAYAQKAAQLAQQNIKILAMLEAEMGLSRVIEEVNRILTKPVQTLYDGL, encoded by the coding sequence ATGATTAACATTTATGAGGATATTAACAGATTAGAAGCGACATTTCGCAAAACAGATGAATTTAAGTTATTGCAAGAAACTGTTGAAGCTGTGCGTAACGATGATGAAGCGAAAAACTTATTTACAAATTTCCGCGATATTCAAATGAAGCTACAGCAAAAGCAAATGTCTGGGGAAGAGCTACTAGAGGATGAGCTTGCTTATGCACAAAAGGCAGCACAGCTTGCTCAGCAAAATATAAAAATTCTTGCAATGCTTGAAGCCGAAATGGGTTTAAGTCGTGTAATCGAAGAAGTGAACCGTATTTTAACAAAACCAGTTCAAACGCTTTATGATGGGCTATAA
- a CDS encoding DUF445 domain-containing protein, translating into MDSLFGLLILLAGVGAIVGAATNYMAIKMLFRPYKPIYFMHWRLPLTPGLIPKRRDVLAIQLGKTVADYLLTPDTIKKKFLSQDVRDNVLEFARQKVAAEVFTQDRTINDWLKLANLQHTPALLEQKVDAVIANQFISVKNVLATKTIQQLMPEDLEPVLDKKIGDAVEQILDKGVAYFQSPEGAKTIKNLLDDFLNSKGSFGGMISMFMGDSMSLVEKVQRELIRFLQAPGTSALLYRIFSTEWEKIKQRPAMDFMKDINFDTIEQSIQAYAKEQLAIETRLDKTINDYWPQGQNWTNDELLPKVMDKAFQAAEGKIEDVLKRLNLAEVVRQQVDSFPIAKLEELVLGIISRELRMITWLGGIIGGIVGIVQAIIVFMTN; encoded by the coding sequence ATGGATAGTTTATTTGGACTATTAATTTTACTTGCGGGTGTTGGAGCAATTGTTGGAGCGGCGACAAATTATATGGCGATTAAAATGCTGTTTCGTCCGTATAAGCCGATTTATTTTATGCACTGGCGCCTGCCGTTAACGCCGGGACTTATTCCGAAAAGACGTGATGTGCTAGCAATTCAGTTAGGGAAAACGGTAGCTGATTATTTATTAACACCAGATACGATTAAAAAGAAATTTTTATCGCAAGATGTGCGGGATAATGTACTTGAGTTTGCTCGTCAAAAAGTAGCAGCAGAGGTATTCACACAGGACAGAACGATTAATGACTGGTTAAAGCTTGCGAATTTGCAGCATACTCCGGCTCTATTAGAGCAAAAAGTTGATGCAGTCATTGCCAATCAATTTATATCCGTAAAAAATGTGCTGGCAACAAAAACAATTCAGCAGTTAATGCCTGAGGATTTAGAGCCTGTACTAGATAAAAAAATTGGCGATGCTGTCGAGCAAATTTTGGATAAGGGAGTGGCTTACTTCCAATCGCCTGAGGGCGCAAAAACGATTAAAAATTTATTAGATGACTTTTTAAATTCAAAAGGTTCCTTTGGTGGCATGATTTCAATGTTTATGGGTGATTCTATGTCGCTCGTTGAAAAGGTACAGCGCGAACTAATCCGCTTTTTACAAGCGCCAGGTACAAGCGCTCTTTTATATCGCATTTTTTCAACAGAATGGGAAAAAATTAAACAACGTCCTGCAATGGACTTTATGAAAGATATAAACTTTGATACGATTGAACAGAGCATTCAAGCATATGCGAAAGAGCAGCTTGCCATTGAAACGCGTCTAGACAAAACAATTAATGATTATTGGCCACAGGGGCAAAACTGGACAAATGACGAGCTGTTACCAAAAGTGATGGATAAAGCATTCCAAGCAGCAGAAGGTAAAATTGAAGATGTATTAAAACGTCTAAACTTAGCGGAAGTTGTGCGTCAACAAGTGGACTCATTCCCGATTGCTAAGCTTGAAGAGCTTGTGTTAGGCATAATTAGCCGCGAACTGCGTATGATTACATGGCTAGGTGGCATTATTGGTGGTATCGTTGGTATTGTGCAAGCGATTATTGTCTTTATGACAAATTAA
- a CDS encoding YheE family protein — protein MIQHFNFKPLFENKQLPGWLISFFYKQQRYQAEYHKDGSIRFIGAKPTEEDLVIVEKMIHELMLFHVYD, from the coding sequence ATGATTCAACATTTTAATTTTAAGCCCTTATTTGAAAACAAGCAGCTACCCGGCTGGTTGATTAGTTTTTTTTATAAACAGCAGCGCTATCAAGCAGAGTATCATAAAGATGGTAGCATTCGCTTTATCGGCGCAAAACCAACCGAGGAGGATTTGGTGATTGTTGAGAAGATGATACATGAGCTGATGTTATTTCATGTGTACGACTAA